The genome window CGCAGGTCGGCGACCGAGAGCTCGGGGTCGCCCTCGCGCCACGGCATGTCGAACCACCAGTGCAGCAGCCCGTCGCCTGCCGGGATGAGCCCGGCGTGGGCGTTTCGGCCCGCGATGTTGAGGGTGCGCGACCCGTGCGCGATGGGCAGGTCGCTGCGGGTCAGGCCCTGCCAGCTCGCCCACCCGGTGAGCTTGGCGGGCGGGCCGCCGAGCACCGAGCGGCGCACCGCCGAGCGCTGGCCGTCGGCGCCGATCACCAGGTCACCGGTGGCGACGCTGCCGTCGTCGAAGCGGACGACCACGCCGTCCTCGGCCTCGGTCACGCCCGTGCAGCGCCGTCCGAAGTGCAGGACCTCGGCGGGCAGCGCCTCGGCGAGCTTGACGATCAGCGTCCGGCGCGGGATCTCGACGGTCGGCGAGCCGAGGCGCTCGGTGACCGCGTCCAGGTCGGCCTCCCACAGCAGCCGCCCGCTCTCGGTGACCGACCGCAGGCTGTGCAGCTCCCGGCCGACGCCGTCGAGCGAGACGCCGAGGTCTCGCAGCGCCGCGGTGCCGTTGCTCCAGACCGTCACACCCGCGCCGCCGTCGCGCAGCGCCTCGGCGTGCTCGAACACCTGGACGTCGTGACCCTGCTCGACCAGCCCGTTGGCGACGGCGAGTCCTCCGATACCTGCCCCGACCACGAGAA of Saccharopolyspora erythraea contains these proteins:
- a CDS encoding FAD-dependent monooxygenase; this encodes MRVLVVGAGIGGLAVANGLVEQGHDVQVFEHAEALRDGGAGVTVWSNGTAALRDLGVSLDGVGRELHSLRSVTESGRLLWEADLDAVTERLGSPTVEIPRRTLIVKLAEALPAEVLHFGRRCTGVTEAEDGVVVRFDDGSVATGDLVIGADGQRSAVRRSVLGGPPAKLTGWASWQGLTRSDLPIAHGSRTLNIAGRNAHAGLIPAGDGLLHWWFDMPWREGDPELSVADLRAAFRGWPEPVEELLSSVTDDDLGFFPHIRHQVPRVWGGPRSTLLGDAVHAMPPAVAQAANQTLEDAWLLSLLLPNIDGLSADPEPLLRTYEQERRPRAVKVSRTAALTSAQRSTPLQRLGRFPKWVATRSQVASLRSGSNVLQALTPQVEVA